A window of the Labrus mixtus chromosome 8, fLabMix1.1, whole genome shotgun sequence genome harbors these coding sequences:
- the basp1 gene encoding brain acid soluble protein 1 homolog yields the protein MGGKLSKKKKGYNVNDEKAKDKDAKAEGASAEESEAPKENKDEAPAADGKEVANDTAAKDAPAADAAAAKDEEKKEPEKPAANAEPKSDAAPKSAEPAEEKAAAPAPAKESAPAPAAAAKEPEAKPAAESKGEADAKKTEAPAAPAAKAEAAPAASPDPKPTEASPAAKEAAAAAASSTPAAEPPAKEANATEAPSKDQTVAVQD from the coding sequence ATGGGAGGCAAGCTCAGCAAAAAGAAGAAGGGCTACAACGTAAACGATGAAAAGGCCAAAGACAAGGACGCCAAAGCAGAGGGCGCCTCTGCCGAGGAGAGCGAGGCTCCGAAGGAGAATAAAGACGAGGCCCCGGCTGCCGACGGGAAGGAGGTAGCGAACGACACGGCGGCCAAGGATGCGCCGGCCGCAGACGCTGCGGCGGCCAAAgacgaggagaagaaggagccCGAAAAACCCGCCGCCAACGCCGAGCCCAAATCAGACGCGGCGCCCAAGAGCGCGGAGCCGGCTGAGGAGAAAGCGGCTGCCCCCGCCCCAGCGAAGGAATCGGCCCCTGcccccgccgccgccgccaaGGAGCCCGAGGCGAAGCCCGCGGCCGAGAGTAAAGGTGAGGCCGACGCCAAAAAGACTGAGGCCCCCGCGGCACCAGCAGCCAAAGCAGAGGCGGCCCCCGCTGCCTCCCCCGACCCCAAGCCCACGGAGGCGTCTCCGGCGGCGAAGGAGGCCGCAGCAGCCGCCGCTAGTTCAACACCAGCCGCTGAGCCTCCCGCCAAGGAGGCGAACGCCACAGAGGCACCAAGCAAGGATCAAACCGTAGCAGTTCAAGATTAA